One Triticum dicoccoides isolate Atlit2015 ecotype Zavitan chromosome 5B, WEW_v2.0, whole genome shotgun sequence genomic window carries:
- the LOC119310063 gene encoding G-type lectin S-receptor-like serine/threonine-protein kinase At5g35370 encodes MAADAAAPSRTLPACLLLLLLLSPRAADAGPLAAGLVYPDFTASGYEYIDTRGAFLESNNGAFRAAVHNPGKQLASFYLAVLHEPTGTAVWSANRDAPTGSSGRVQLSARGLSVTDADGSTVLWSTTPRAPVAALRLRDDGNLQLLDARNATLWQSFDDATDALLPGQQLRAGAYLTSGRSPSDFARGDYRLAVSASDVALTWQGSTYWRLSNDLRSFKDRNAAAASMSFNSSGLFVVAADGALVFQVDLAPADFRVLKLGNDGRLRVTSYALVNSSAPLGGDFVAPATDCELPLQCPSLGLCAAAGNSSTCTCPPLFAASVKVSGGCTPGDGSALASPDSCRTNSSSSSVSYIALKPKIAYSATRYDAPTTTGVNRTACRALCTANCTCLGYFHDNSSTTCYLIGGSQLGSLHWSTRAAPALGYIKTINSATTAGKNKRGSSTASRSLPIILPCVAAFLLIVVVAWYSLWWRRKRKSGKKSKGKNSAAKNVNLGLQNPRSRDTSYDEDPNDDDIVIPGMPARYSYEEIGSMTAGFETKVGSGGFGSVYKGELPAGEGLVAVKRLEAVGMQAKREFCTEIAVIGNIRHVNLVRLRGFCAEGSRRLLVYEYMNRSSLDRSLFGATGAPVLEWGERMEVALGAARGLAYLHTGCDQKIVHCDVKPENILLADGGQVKVSDFGLAKLMSPEHSAIFTTMRGTRGYLAPEWLSNAPISDRADVYSFGMVLLELVHGRKNRGEQEQANNTGAAVGGSGDHSAFPSPSGHSSTMTSSTMSGGTSGGDDDYFPMVALELHEQGRYLDLVDRRLEGRVSGAEVARAVRLSLCCLHEDPAQRPSMAAVARVLEGSVPPPEPRGDALGFLRLYGRGYGMPAPVPGMAATSGSAGGAATHGWSTSATAGSQLDGSLQDTSAPR; translated from the coding sequence atggccgcggaTGCCGCCGCTCCCTCCCGCACTCTCCCCGCGtgcctgctgctcctcctcctcctctcaccgcgcgcggcggacgcgggccccctggCGGCGGGGCTCGTGTACCCAGACTTCACCGCCTCTGGCTACGAGTACATCGACACCCGCGGCGCCTTCCTCGAGTCCAACAACGGCGCCTTCAGGGCGGCCGTGCACAACCCGGGCAAGCAGCTGGCCAGCTTCTACCTCGCCGTGCTGCACGAGCCGACCGGCACGGCGGTCTGGTCCGCCAACCGCGACGCGCCGACGGGGTCCTCCGGCCGCGTCCAGCTCTCCGCGCGCGGGCTCTCAGTGACGGACGCAGATGGCTCGACGGTGCTCTGGTCGACGACGCCGCGGGCGCCCGTCGCAGCGCTCCGCCTGCGAGACGACGGGAACCTGCAGCTGCTGGACGCTCGGAACGCGACGCTGTGGCAGTCGTTCGACGACGCCACCGACGCGCTGCTCCCGGGGCAGCAGCTGCGCGCCGGCGCGTACCTGACGTCGGGGAGGAGCCCCAGTGACTTTGCCCGTGGGGACTACCGGCTCGCCGTGTCCGCGTCGGACGTGGCGTTGACGTGGCAGGGGTCCACGTACTGGCGGCTGTCGAACGACCTCCGCTCCTTCAAGGACCGCAACGCCGCCGCCGCGTCGATGTCGTTCAATTCGTCGGGGCTGTTCGTGGTCGCCGCCGACGGCGCGCTGGTGTTCCAGGTGGACCTCGCGCCGGCTGATTTCCGCGTGCTCAAGCTGGGGAACGACGGGCGGCTGCGCGTCACGAGCTACGCGCTGGTGAACTCCTCGGCGCCCCTCGGCGGCGACTTCGTGGCGCCGGCCACCGACTGCGAGCTCCCGCTGCAGTGTCCGTCCCTGGGGCTCTGCGCTGCGGCGGGCAACAGCTCGACCTGCACGTGCCCTCCGCTCTTCGCGGCCTCCGTGAAAGTGTCCGGCGGGTGCACGCCGGGGGACGGCTCCGCGCTCGCGTCGCCGGACTCGTGCCGGACCAACAGCAGCTCCTCCTCCGTTTCTTACATCGCCCTCAAGCCGAAGATCGCCTACTCCGCCACCAGGTACGACGCCCCAACGACGACAGGCGTCAACCGCACAGCGTGCCGCGCCCTCTGCACCGCGAACTGCACATGCCTTGGCTACTTCCACGACAACTCCTCCACGACTTGCTACTTGATTGGAGGAAGCCAGCTCGGTTCGCTCCATTGGAGCACTCGTGCTGCACCGGCGTTGGGGTACATCAAGACGATCAATTCGGCGACCACAGCTGGGAAAAACAAACGCGGCTCTTCAACGGCAAGCCGCTCTTTGCCCATCATACTGCCGTGCGTTGCAGCGTTTCTTCTCATCGTCGTGGTGGCATGGTACTCATTGtggtggaggaggaagaggaagagtggGAAGAAAAGTAAGGGCAAGAACTCCGCGGCGAAGAATGTGAATTTGGGCCTCCAAAATCCGCGGTCGAGGGACACGAGCTACGACGAGGATCCCAACGACGACGACATCGTCATACCGGGCATGCCGGCGCGGTATAGCTACGAGGAGATCGGGTCGATGACCGCAGGCTTCGAAACAAAGGTGGGCTCCGGCGGGTTCGGCTCCGTGTACAAAGGGGAGCTTCCAGCCGGCGAGGGGCTCGTCGCGGTGAAGAGACTGGAGGCCGTTGGCATGCAGGCCAAGCGAGAGTTCTGCACGGAGATCGCCGTCATCGGCAACATCCGGCACGTCAACCTCGTCCGCCTCCGCGGCTTCTGCGCGGAGGGCTCGCGCCGGCTGCTCGTCTACGAGTACATGAACCGCAGCTCGCTTGACCGATCGCTGTTCGGCGCGACGGGAGCGCCGGTGCTGGAGTGGGGGGAACGCATGGAGGTGGCTCTCGGCGCGGCGCGCGGGCTCGCGTACTTGCACACCGGGTGCGACCAGAAGATCGTGCACTGCGACGTCAAGCCGGAGAACATCTTGCTGGCGGACGGCGGGCAGGTGAAGGTCTCGGACTTTGGCCTCGCGAAGCTGATGTCGCCGGAGCACTCGGCGATCTTCACCACCATGCGCGGCACACGCGGATACCTCGCGCCGGAGTGGCTCAGCAACGCGCCGATCTCGGACCGCGCCGACGTGTACAGCTTCGGCATGGTGCTGCTCGAGCTGGTGCACGGGAGGAAGAACCGGGGCGAGCAGGAGCAGGCCAACAACACCGGCGCCGCGGTCGGCGGCAGCGGCGACCACTCGGCCTTTCCGTCCCCGTCCGGCCATAGCAGCACGATGACATCGTCGACGATGAGCGGCGGCACCAGCGGTGGCGACGACGATTACTTCCCGATGGTCGCGCTGGAGCTCCACGAGCAGGGGAGATACCTGGACCTCGTGGACCGGAGGTTGGAGGGGCGAGTGAGCGGGGCCGAAGTCGCGCGCGCCGTGCGCCTCTCGCTGTGCTGCCTGCACGAGGACCCCGCGCAGCGGCCCAGCATGGCTGCCGTGGCGAGGGTGCTGGAAGGCAGcgtgccgccgccggagccccggggCGACGCGCTCGGCTTCCTGCGGCTCTACGGGAGGGGCTACGGCATGCCGGCCCCGGTCCCCGGCATGGCTGCCACGTCGGGGTCAGCTGGCGGCGCGGCAACCCATGGCTGGTCCACGTCGGCTACCGCCGGCTCGCAGCTGGACGGCTCATTACAGGACACGTCGGCCCCAAGATAG